The Nocardioides sp. S-1144 genome includes a region encoding these proteins:
- a CDS encoding acetate/propionate family kinase, which produces MSSVFVVNAGSSSLKYQLVDVASGAALASGLVERIGEARSPARHVAGDVRSEREVEAGDHEAAFAHVLAAFAEHGPALDDAQVVAVGHRVVQGGDRFDAAVVIDDDVVAAITDVAPLAPLHNPANLLGITAARAAFPTLPHVAVFDTAFHRTLPRAAWRYAIDRAVADEHQVRKYGFHGTSHQFVARRTAELLGRPLEQTRTVVLHLGNGASACAVDGGRSVETSMGLTPLAGLVMGTRSGDVDPGVLIHLHRVAGMSIDDLDRLLNQRSGLLGLTGTGDLRDVVRAAGAGDDHAVEALEVLAHRLRSTIGAYLAVLGGADAIAFTAGVGENSAPVRAAALAGLEGLGIELDAARNESGPAERRISTDASRVAVWVVPTAEELEIARQSAAVVEAARPPAILDP; this is translated from the coding sequence GTGAGCAGCGTCTTCGTCGTCAACGCCGGCTCGTCGAGCCTGAAGTACCAGCTCGTCGACGTGGCGTCGGGTGCCGCCCTGGCCAGCGGGCTCGTCGAGCGGATCGGCGAGGCACGCAGCCCGGCCCGGCACGTCGCCGGCGACGTCCGCTCGGAGCGGGAGGTGGAGGCCGGCGACCACGAGGCGGCCTTCGCCCACGTGCTCGCCGCCTTCGCCGAGCACGGCCCGGCCCTCGACGACGCGCAGGTCGTCGCCGTCGGCCACCGGGTCGTCCAGGGTGGTGACCGGTTCGACGCCGCCGTCGTGATCGACGACGACGTCGTCGCCGCCATCACCGACGTCGCCCCGCTGGCCCCGCTGCACAACCCCGCCAACCTCCTCGGCATCACCGCCGCGCGGGCGGCGTTCCCGACGCTGCCGCACGTGGCCGTCTTCGACACCGCCTTCCACCGCACCCTGCCGCGCGCGGCGTGGCGCTACGCGATCGACCGGGCCGTCGCCGACGAGCACCAGGTGCGCAAGTACGGCTTCCACGGCACCAGCCACCAGTTCGTCGCCCGTCGCACCGCCGAGCTCCTCGGCCGGCCGCTCGAGCAGACCCGCACCGTCGTGCTGCACCTGGGCAACGGCGCCAGCGCGTGCGCGGTCGACGGCGGCCGGTCGGTCGAGACGTCGATGGGCCTGACGCCGCTCGCCGGGCTCGTGATGGGCACCCGCTCGGGCGACGTCGACCCCGGCGTCCTCATCCACCTGCACCGGGTGGCCGGGATGAGCATCGACGACCTCGACCGGCTGCTCAACCAGCGCTCCGGCCTGCTCGGGCTCACCGGCACCGGCGACCTGCGCGACGTCGTCCGGGCGGCCGGGGCCGGCGACGACCACGCCGTCGAGGCGCTCGAGGTGCTGGCCCACCGGCTGCGCTCCACCATCGGTGCCTACCTCGCGGTGCTCGGCGGCGCCGACGCGATCGCGTTCACCGCGGGGGTCGGTGAGAACTCGGCACCGGTCCGGGCCGCCGCGCTCGCCGGGCTGGAGGGTCTCGGCATCGAGCTGGACGCCGCCCGCAACGAGTCCGGCCCCGCCGAGCGGCGGATCTCCACCGACGCCTCGCGCGTGGCGGTGTGGGTGGTGCCGACCGCCGAGGAGCTCGAGATCGCCCGGCAGTCGGCGGCCGTCGTCGAGGCCGCCCGGCCGCCCGCGATACTGGACCCGTGA
- the hisI gene encoding phosphoribosyl-AMP cyclohydrolase, with translation MTSLDPAIAARLKRTPDDSGRGLVAAVAQQHDTGEVLMLGWMDDEALHRTLTTGRATYWSRSRQEYWVKGDTSGHVQHVKEVRLDCDGDTVLVSVDQVGAACHTGDRTCFDAGLLRG, from the coding sequence GTGACCTCGCTGGACCCCGCCATCGCCGCCCGCCTCAAGCGCACCCCCGACGACTCCGGACGCGGGCTGGTCGCGGCCGTGGCCCAGCAGCACGACACCGGTGAGGTGCTGATGCTCGGCTGGATGGACGACGAGGCGCTGCACCGCACCCTGACCACCGGGCGGGCGACGTACTGGAGCCGCTCGCGCCAGGAGTACTGGGTCAAGGGCGACACCTCCGGGCACGTGCAGCACGTCAAGGAGGTCCGGCTCGACTGCGACGGCGACACCGTGTTGGTCAGCGTCGACCAGGTCGGCGCGGCCTGCCACACCGGCGACCGCACCTGCTTCGACGCCGGGCTCCTGCGTGGCTGA
- a CDS encoding Trp biosynthesis-associated membrane protein: protein MAERSRFGVVVLGGLVAGGAAAVVGARDWVSLDDGGSGDLAFASTGGVDLTAPPVTATALVLLASWGVVLVTRGRFRRAVAWLGLVAALAVLGFAVASWLVRPDEVAQDLPTLDLDVGRTAWAHLGVLAGVLAVATSVLAVRGVGRWPEMGRRYDSPVEATAAPPSDDAEQASLDLWRAMDDGRDPTDLPADLPADETADGTADSPGEERGH, encoded by the coding sequence GTGGCTGAGCGCTCCCGCTTCGGCGTCGTCGTGCTCGGCGGCCTGGTCGCCGGGGGCGCCGCCGCGGTCGTCGGGGCCCGCGACTGGGTCTCGCTCGACGACGGCGGCTCGGGCGACCTGGCCTTCGCCAGTACCGGCGGCGTCGACCTCACCGCGCCGCCGGTCACCGCGACCGCGCTGGTGCTGCTGGCGTCGTGGGGCGTCGTGCTGGTCACCCGCGGCCGGTTCCGTCGCGCCGTGGCGTGGCTCGGGCTGGTCGCCGCGCTCGCCGTCCTCGGGTTCGCGGTGGCGTCGTGGCTCGTGCGTCCCGACGAGGTCGCCCAGGACCTCCCGACCCTCGACCTCGACGTGGGCCGCACCGCCTGGGCCCACCTCGGCGTCCTCGCCGGCGTCCTGGCCGTGGCGACGTCGGTGCTCGCCGTGCGCGGGGTCGGGCGGTGGCCGGAGATGGGCCGTCGCTACGACTCGCCCGTCGAGGCGACCGCCGCGCCGCCGTCCGACGACGCCGAGCAGGCCAGCCTCGACCTCTGGAGGGCGATGGACGACGGACGCGACCCGACCGACCTCCCGGCCGACCTCCCAGCCGACGAGACGGCCGACGGGACGGCCGACTCCCCGGGTGAGGAGCGGGGCCACTAG
- a CDS encoding HGxxPAAW family protein, with product MSDNHGNTPAAWTAVVVALVGFVVGGAGLMLSPINYAVFWVGVGLNVVAGVLFVVMAKLGYHESTH from the coding sequence ATGTCTGACAACCACGGCAACACCCCCGCTGCGTGGACGGCGGTCGTGGTCGCCCTGGTCGGGTTCGTGGTCGGCGGCGCGGGCCTGATGCTCTCCCCGATCAACTACGCGGTGTTCTGGGTCGGCGTGGGCCTCAACGTCGTCGCCGGCGTCCTGTTCGTGGTGATGGCCAAGCTCGGCTACCACGAGTCGACCCACTGA
- a CDS encoding DUF2752 domain-containing protein, producing MLATRTRQVLWPAATIGGLAAATVALALRDPHAQGSWGACPSAALGFACPGCGGLRAVNDLTHGRFLDAASSNVLLVAMIPVAVFLLGRWALDAWRGTDRPASALTTPLVVLLLVALAVFTVARNLPFGTWLAP from the coding sequence GTGCTCGCGACCCGCACCCGGCAGGTCCTCTGGCCGGCCGCGACGATCGGCGGCCTCGCGGCCGCCACGGTCGCGCTGGCGCTGCGCGACCCGCACGCCCAGGGCTCCTGGGGGGCCTGCCCCAGCGCCGCGCTGGGGTTCGCGTGCCCCGGCTGCGGCGGCCTGCGCGCCGTCAACGACCTGACCCACGGCCGGTTCCTGGACGCCGCCTCGAGCAACGTCCTGCTCGTCGCGATGATCCCGGTCGCGGTCTTCCTGCTCGGCCGCTGGGCGCTCGACGCCTGGCGCGGCACGGACCGCCCGGCGTCGGCCCTGACGACGCCGCTGGTGGTGCTCCTGCTGGTCGCGCTCGCGGTCTTCACCGTGGCGCGCAACCTGCCCTTCGGGACGTGGCTGGCGCCCTGA
- a CDS encoding DUF4190 domain-containing protein, which produces MSYGAPPPSNPYGSPGGYGGAPQDHPKGTTVLILGILSLVCCGLFTGIPAIIMGKKALEEIDRAPQSYNNRGNIKAGYICGIIGTALSVLGIVLNIILLAAGAGLAGS; this is translated from the coding sequence ATGAGCTACGGAGCTCCGCCCCCGTCCAACCCCTACGGCTCCCCCGGTGGTTACGGCGGCGCGCCGCAGGACCACCCCAAGGGCACCACGGTCCTGATCCTGGGCATCCTGAGCCTGGTCTGCTGTGGCCTGTTCACCGGTATCCCGGCGATCATCATGGGCAAGAAGGCGCTCGAGGAGATCGACCGGGCCCCGCAGTCGTACAACAACCGCGGCAACATCAAGGCCGGCTACATCTGCGGCATCATCGGCACCGCGCTGTCGGTGCTCGGCATCGTGCTCAACATCATCCTGCTCGCGGCGGGCGCCGGCCTCGCCGGCAGCTGA
- the trpC gene encoding indole-3-glycerol phosphate synthase TrpC, with protein sequence MSVLDDIVAGVRLDLAVREARTPLAGVRAALADAPPPRDPMPHLRAAGSSVIAEVKRRSPSKGDLAAIPDPASLAGEYAAGGAAAISVLTEERRFGGSLADLVAVRAAVDVPLLRKDFIVEGYQLVEARAAGADLALLIVAALDDDTLRRLHDQARELGLTVLVEVHDEPETERAVALGAELIGVNARNLKTLAVDADTFGRLAPLVPADRVLVAESGIGDETDVKRFVAEGARAVLVGEALVKDGAPREAVARMTGVTA encoded by the coding sequence ATGTCCGTGCTCGACGACATCGTCGCCGGCGTCCGGCTCGACCTCGCCGTCCGTGAGGCGCGGACGCCGCTCGCGGGCGTCCGGGCCGCCCTGGCCGACGCCCCGCCCCCGCGTGACCCGATGCCGCACCTGCGCGCCGCCGGGTCGAGCGTCATCGCCGAGGTCAAGCGGCGCAGCCCCAGCAAGGGCGACCTCGCCGCCATCCCCGACCCGGCCTCGCTCGCCGGCGAGTACGCCGCCGGGGGAGCGGCCGCGATCAGCGTGCTCACCGAGGAGCGACGCTTCGGCGGGAGCCTCGCCGACCTGGTCGCCGTCCGCGCCGCCGTCGACGTGCCGCTGCTGCGCAAGGACTTCATCGTCGAGGGCTACCAGCTCGTCGAGGCCCGCGCGGCGGGCGCCGACCTGGCCCTGCTCATCGTCGCGGCCCTCGACGACGACACCCTGCGCCGGCTGCACGACCAGGCCCGCGAGCTCGGCCTCACCGTGCTGGTCGAGGTGCACGACGAGCCCGAGACCGAGCGCGCCGTGGCCCTCGGCGCCGAGCTGATCGGCGTCAACGCCCGCAACCTGAAGACCCTCGCCGTCGACGCCGACACCTTCGGGCGGCTCGCGCCGCTGGTGCCGGCCGACCGCGTGCTGGTGGCCGAGTCGGGCATCGGCGACGAGACCGACGTGAAGCGCTTCGTCGCCGAGGGCGCCCGCGCGGTCCTCGTCGGCGAGGCGCTCGTCAAGGACGGCGCACCGCGCGAGGCGGTCGCCCGGATGACCGGAGTCACTGCATGA